The nucleotide sequence ATATCCCTTATCAAAAGAAAATGCCATTTCTACAACGGAGTGTTCATCGATGTGATTGAGTAGCTCTCTATCATCAAAAACTTCCTTATAGGTTACTTCTGGATGATAAAATTCCATTACTCTTTCTCCTTGGTAATACAAAGGAATCCTTTCATCACTGATACTTCCTGATCCTGAGGGACCATCGTTCGTAATCAATCTTGATGTTCCCAAGATGGTAAAGACCTTTTCTTCTTCCCCCCATGGAATCGGAACCCCACCAACCTTTTTAACAAGCTTTGTTTTTGCTGTTGCTGAAATGGGAGAGTAATTATAGGTCGTGCCTTGTTCTTCAACATTTGCTCCCACAATTCCATTCCAAGATAGATCCAAATTGATTTCCTTTTCCATTTTCATTTTCATTACTGTATCCCCAATAAAATAAAGACCAGTTAAAACAACTAAACTTATCACTAAAGAAATGAGCACCATTTTTATCAATGAGCGCCTCTTTGCTTTTTTCATCAACTTCTCAAACTCAAGATCCTTCGGTATAAATTCATTTTCCTTGCTCATGATCATACCTCCTATATTGTTGAATAAATTCTTTTCTTGCACGGTGCAAAACGGTCTTAACCGACCCTTCTTTCATGTCATACAAATCTGCTATCTCTTGAACCCTCAATCCCGTACTATATTTAAGAAGAAGTAATTGTCTATATTTTGGTTTTAATCTTTTTAACAGTTCATGTATGTCTTCCTCTAATTCACTTCGTAAGACGGCCTTCTCTGGTGTATCCTCCTCAAGCAATTCTGTTAGGTTGAATTTCAATAATACATCTCTCCGCCTAGAATTCTTGCGAGTCAAATCATAGTACTGATTTACAGCCACTCTAAAAAGCCAACTTTTTATATTAGTAACTTTAATGGAGTCCATATACTGTAGGAATTTATAGGCAGTATCCTGAATAATATCTTCTGCATCTTCCTTTGAAGCACCCATCTTTAAAAGGTAAGAGTAAACAAATTTCAATATTTCGTTGAGTTTTATCCCCATCATGGAATCATTCATTTCAGACCTCCTACTTTAAAGACGTCTTACATGTAAAAAGGTAAACAAGATTTCTCTAAATTATAGTTAATTTCTTAAGGATAAAAGAGTTTTCAATACATGCCCAATCCTTTAATTGAAATTTTATATGCGATACGCCTCACATCACCGTTCTAATTATGGTAAAGCACCACAATATAAATTCCCTTGTTTTTTAGTAATTAATCAGTTATACTGATTATAAATTTAACTGATTAAAATAGGAGGTGAAAATTCACTTGAATAAATGGAATCAATCTTATGGTTTTTTGCTTGGAAAGGTTCTGCAGCAAATGGAAAGTAAGTTTGCTGAAGGACTTACCCCATTTCATATTAACGCAAGACAATATGGAGTACTTTTATTTATTCAGGAAAACCCTTATTCTTCACAAAGAGATATTTCTGAAAGCCTACAAATCGATCGGACAACTATGGTGAGTCATATTGATCATCTGGAAGCTTTAGGATTTGTTGAGAGAACCAGGAACCCTACTGACAGAAGATCCTATAGCCTTATGATTACTGAAAAAGGGAATGATGTATTAGACTCTCGGTGGGAATTCTTAATCGAAACAGAATTAGGAGTTTTAGCCCCTTTAGAACAGAGTGAGAGGCTATTACTTAAAGAAATTCTCATTAAAATTTGGAAGTCACTTTAAATATCAGGAGGGAATAACGATGAACGCACTTGATTATTTCAATGCACGTCTTGAAGGAACCATAAGCCCTATGGATTATCAGAGGTCAAAAGAAATGGATCCAGAGAAATACTTCTTAGTTGATGTCAGAAACGGCCCGAATCATGTGAAAAATGTAATCATTAAGGATGCTTATGTTATACCAGAACAGGAATTAAAGAATCGTTTAAGTGAAATACCGAAAGATAAGGAAATTATTGTGTATTGCTGGGATGTTTGGTGTAACACTGCTGCTAAAGTAGCAAAGTTCTTACTAGAAAGAGATTATAAGGTTAAAGAGTTAACCGGGGGTATATCAGCATGGAAGGAAATGAACTTCCCTGTTTCAGAGTCCATTCAAAAGGATAGCCCGATTGATCATTGTGGATGCTGAGATAAGACAACAAGATCAATCTAATAAAAATAATGGAGATAGATTGAAGATTAGATACTTTCTAATCTTCTTTTTCTATTTATAAATTTTAAGCATATTAGTATTTGTCTATTGCGGATTGTGGTAATAATAGCAACAGATAGTGGGAGAACTATCTAAAAATCAACTAACATATTGGTCGTTGGATATTTTATTAAGGGAATACTAAATCGACAAGGAGTGATCACTATATGCAGACTAGAGCTGTCATTATTAATCAATATGGAAGTAAAGAGGTATTAGAAGATGGTACCGTAACCCTACCAGAATTGGGAG is from Radiobacillus kanasensis and encodes:
- a CDS encoding anti sigma factor C-terminal domain-containing protein, which produces MSKENEFIPKDLEFEKLMKKAKRRSLIKMVLISLVISLVVLTGLYFIGDTVMKMKMEKEINLDLSWNGIVGANVEEQGTTYNYSPISATAKTKLVKKVGGVPIPWGEEEKVFTILGTSRLITNDGPSGSGSISDERIPLYYQGERVMEFYHPEVTYKEVFDDRELLNHIDEHSVVEMAFSFDKGYTIEEVNSIFKEHIAWYWVDTFSKEDIDEHNELNGDDQFTRGHTVNGFEAYGFPYNTHPKAMPASNFISILQMMKSDGGSYQNEANKIYNNITKNGKVKLEPKNLNIIGVVVTGKPSDLKKYNDASVIRAATLGATTNQY
- a CDS encoding RNA polymerase sigma factor, whose translation is MNDSMMGIKLNEILKFVYSYLLKMGASKEDAEDIIQDTAYKFLQYMDSIKVTNIKSWLFRVAVNQYYDLTRKNSRRRDVLLKFNLTELLEEDTPEKAVLRSELEEDIHELLKRLKPKYRQLLLLKYSTGLRVQEIADLYDMKEGSVKTVLHRARKEFIQQYRRYDHEQGK
- a CDS encoding MarR family winged helix-turn-helix transcriptional regulator, whose product is MNKWNQSYGFLLGKVLQQMESKFAEGLTPFHINARQYGVLLFIQENPYSSQRDISESLQIDRTTMVSHIDHLEALGFVERTRNPTDRRSYSLMITEKGNDVLDSRWEFLIETELGVLAPLEQSERLLLKEILIKIWKSL
- a CDS encoding rhodanese-like domain-containing protein codes for the protein MNALDYFNARLEGTISPMDYQRSKEMDPEKYFLVDVRNGPNHVKNVIIKDAYVIPEQELKNRLSEIPKDKEIIVYCWDVWCNTAAKVAKFLLERDYKVKELTGGISAWKEMNFPVSESIQKDSPIDHCGC